One window from the genome of Salvia splendens isolate huo1 chromosome 9, SspV2, whole genome shotgun sequence encodes:
- the LOC121746871 gene encoding nucleolar and coiled-body phosphoprotein 1-like isoform X1: protein MLGSLDAGPSSFSLIAFKPRQILLQQQQQQQLNRSASTPMAQLKPEDESVLIFSVALWLQNKGFSKVFKRFCAEAEIEGEDWKGKALNLNDVFSKYLEISNNACKVFKFEAKQEEQVVDAEEKTANGTAAEEIKGKKKKKKSKDGTSVNGSGKTLEDKVMTEKINESHENGNEEESGKTSKASNGDKVPELEEDQLTKKPKEKKKKKSKLASKPDAEVPEQKQEVLSSEKAEAAEDVIDESKKASKKRKRMGLGETENKSDEEVTIEESKSKKSKGLEEGKDEQAKSEATEEDLPKFSANNNEMDKSSQKKSASKQPKSSEPTSVKAFQRVKIDEVEFVDDRLQDNSYWAKDGAETGYGAKAQEVLGQVKGRGFRHEKTKKKRGSYRGGQIDLQSHSVKFNYSDEE, encoded by the exons ATGCTTGGAAGCCTTGACGCCGGCCCTAGCTCGTTTTCCCTCATTGCATTCAAGCCGCGCCAAATTCTTctccagcagcagcagcagcagcagctgaaCCGTTCGGCTTCGACACCAATGGCCCAGTTGAAGCCCGAAGACGAGTCTGTTTTGATCTTCTCCGTCGCGCTCTGGCTCCAGAACAAGGGCTTTTCCAAAGTCTTCAAACGATTCTGCGCCGAAGCTGAGATTGAG GGCGAGGATTGGAAGGGGAAGGCGCTTAATTTGAATGATGTTTTCTCCAAATATCTGGAGATTAG CAATAATGCCTGCAAAGTCTTTAAGTTTGAGGCGAAGCAAG AAGAGCAGGTAGTTGATGCGGAAGAAAAGACTGCAAATGGTACAGCTGCTGAGGAAATTAaaggcaagaagaagaagaaaaagagcaAGGATGGCACTTCAGTCAATGGAAGTGGAAAAACACTTGAAGATAAAGTCATGACAGAAAAGATAAATGAATCACATGAGAATGGCAATGAGGAAGAAAGTGGCAAGACATCAAAGGCATCGAATGGTGACAAAGTGCCTGAATTAGAGGAGGATCAGTTGACTAAGAAAccgaaagaaaagaagaagaagaaaagcaaGTTGGCATCAAAGCCGGATGCTGAGGTACCAGAACAGAAGCAAGAAGTTTTATCATCTGAAAAGGCTGAGGCTGCAGAAGATGTGATTGATGAATCTAAGAAGGCatccaagaaaagaaaaagaatgggTCTAGGCGAAACTGAAAATAAATCTGATGAGGAAGTAACAATTGAAGAGTCAAAGTCTAAAAAGTCCAAAGGTCTTGAAGAAGGCAAAGATGAACAAGCAAAAAGTGAAGCTACTGAAGAGGATTTGCCAAAATTCTCTGCTAACAACAATGAAATGGACAAATCAAGTCAGAAAAAATCTGCAAGCAAACAACCCAAAAGTTCTGAG CCAACATCAGTGAAAGCATTCCAAAGAGTGAAGATTGATGAGGTGGAATTTGTTGATGACAGACTTCAAGATAATTCTTATTGGGCAAAG GATGGTGCCGAAACTGGTTATGGTGCTAAAGCACAAGAAGTCTTGGGACAAGTCAAAGGAAG GGGCTTCCGTCACGAGAAAACCAAGAAGAAGCGCGGGAGCTACAGGGGAGGACAAATCGACCTGCAGTCGCACTCGGTGAAGTTCAATTATTCTGATGAAGAATGA
- the LOC121746871 gene encoding nucleolar and coiled-body phosphoprotein 1-like isoform X2 — MLGSLDAGPSSFSLIAFKPRQILLQQQQQQQLNRSASTPMAQLKPEDESVLIFSVALWLQNKGFSKVFKRFCAEAEIEGEDWKGKALNLNDVFSKYLEISNNACKVFKFEAKQEQVVDAEEKTANGTAAEEIKGKKKKKKSKDGTSVNGSGKTLEDKVMTEKINESHENGNEEESGKTSKASNGDKVPELEEDQLTKKPKEKKKKKSKLASKPDAEVPEQKQEVLSSEKAEAAEDVIDESKKASKKRKRMGLGETENKSDEEVTIEESKSKKSKGLEEGKDEQAKSEATEEDLPKFSANNNEMDKSSQKKSASKQPKSSEPTSVKAFQRVKIDEVEFVDDRLQDNSYWAKDGAETGYGAKAQEVLGQVKGRGFRHEKTKKKRGSYRGGQIDLQSHSVKFNYSDEE, encoded by the exons ATGCTTGGAAGCCTTGACGCCGGCCCTAGCTCGTTTTCCCTCATTGCATTCAAGCCGCGCCAAATTCTTctccagcagcagcagcagcagcagctgaaCCGTTCGGCTTCGACACCAATGGCCCAGTTGAAGCCCGAAGACGAGTCTGTTTTGATCTTCTCCGTCGCGCTCTGGCTCCAGAACAAGGGCTTTTCCAAAGTCTTCAAACGATTCTGCGCCGAAGCTGAGATTGAG GGCGAGGATTGGAAGGGGAAGGCGCTTAATTTGAATGATGTTTTCTCCAAATATCTGGAGATTAG CAATAATGCCTGCAAAGTCTTTAAGTTTGAGGCGAAGCAAG AGCAGGTAGTTGATGCGGAAGAAAAGACTGCAAATGGTACAGCTGCTGAGGAAATTAaaggcaagaagaagaagaaaaagagcaAGGATGGCACTTCAGTCAATGGAAGTGGAAAAACACTTGAAGATAAAGTCATGACAGAAAAGATAAATGAATCACATGAGAATGGCAATGAGGAAGAAAGTGGCAAGACATCAAAGGCATCGAATGGTGACAAAGTGCCTGAATTAGAGGAGGATCAGTTGACTAAGAAAccgaaagaaaagaagaagaagaaaagcaaGTTGGCATCAAAGCCGGATGCTGAGGTACCAGAACAGAAGCAAGAAGTTTTATCATCTGAAAAGGCTGAGGCTGCAGAAGATGTGATTGATGAATCTAAGAAGGCatccaagaaaagaaaaagaatgggTCTAGGCGAAACTGAAAATAAATCTGATGAGGAAGTAACAATTGAAGAGTCAAAGTCTAAAAAGTCCAAAGGTCTTGAAGAAGGCAAAGATGAACAAGCAAAAAGTGAAGCTACTGAAGAGGATTTGCCAAAATTCTCTGCTAACAACAATGAAATGGACAAATCAAGTCAGAAAAAATCTGCAAGCAAACAACCCAAAAGTTCTGAG CCAACATCAGTGAAAGCATTCCAAAGAGTGAAGATTGATGAGGTGGAATTTGTTGATGACAGACTTCAAGATAATTCTTATTGGGCAAAG GATGGTGCCGAAACTGGTTATGGTGCTAAAGCACAAGAAGTCTTGGGACAAGTCAAAGGAAG GGGCTTCCGTCACGAGAAAACCAAGAAGAAGCGCGGGAGCTACAGGGGAGGACAAATCGACCTGCAGTCGCACTCGGTGAAGTTCAATTATTCTGATGAAGAATGA